Proteins from one Megalops cyprinoides isolate fMegCyp1 chromosome 11, fMegCyp1.pri, whole genome shotgun sequence genomic window:
- the LOC118786126 gene encoding cytohesin-interacting protein-like codes for MTALISTMSFKGLLRQSSHDSCIPDGSLRNKGSLWHRRSLGRESNSKHQQNLLSSLGTLPRVQKQFARSRSNSLVDYTDPQRTTVVLEKQDNETFGFDVQTYGLQNKDSNTVEMCTFVCKVQEDSPAERAGLTTGDVIVRISGICIEGSAHQHIVDLIRESTNLLKMETVSGTVVKRIELEKKLRLLKESLRAKWVELQKLTLQEQRLICGNMNDISPRPSLDSPMSLASPMGWPGHRFSSDSSCRSVGTEDGEDGGAPLPPVFEDLSPFSPCPLSGADGGGCFFSQDFLPEAHPPLGRSRSTSLTSSGGTLSPTRDLAAALSPFGTLPRKSRRGSVRKHIMKFIPGLNHSVEEEENG; via the exons ATGACTGCTCTGATCTCCACGATGAGTTTCAAGGGGCTCTTGAGACAAAGCAGCCACGACAGTTGCATCCCGGACGGCTCTTTGCGGAATAAAGGAAGCCTGTGGCACAGACGGTCTCTCGGCCGGGAGAGTAACAGCAAGCACCAGCAGAACCTGCTGTCAAGCCTCGGGACTCTACCAAGAGTACAGAAGCAG TTTGCCCGCTCTCGATCCAACTCCCTTGTGGATTACACTGACCCTCAAAG GACAACTGTTGTGCTAGAAAAGCAAGACAATGAAACATTTGGATTTGACGTTCAG ACATATGGTCTGCAGAACAAGGACAGCAACACAGTGGAGATGTGCACGTTCGTCTGCAAGGTGCAAGAGGACAGCCCGGCCGAAAGGGCAGGCCTAACCACTG GTGACGTCATCGTCAGGATAAGCGGCATCTGCATCGAGGGCTCCGCTCACCAGCACATTGTTGACCTGATTCGAGAGTCCACCAATTTATTAAA AATGGAAACAGTGAGTGGGACAGTGGTGAAGAGGATCGAACTGGAGAAGAAACTCAGGCTGCTCAag GAAAGTCTGAGAGCAAAATGGGTGGAGTTGCAGAAGTTAACATTACAAGAGCAGCGCCTTATTTGCG GCAACATGAACGACATTtcaccccgcccctccctggACTCCCCCATGTCCCTGGCGTCCCCCATGGGGTGGCCCGGTCACCGCTTCTCCAGCGACAGCAGCTGCCGCAGCGTGGGGACGGAGGATGGCGAGGACGGGGgcgcccccctgccccccgtgTTCGAGGACCTGAGCCCCTTCAGCCCGTGCCCCCTGTCCGGTGCCGACGGTGGCGGCTGCTTCTTCAGCCAGGACTTCCTCCCGGAGGCCCACCCCCCTCTCGGCCGCTCCCGCAGCACCAGCCTGACCAGCAGCGGCGgcactctctcccccacccGGGACCTCGCGGCCGCCCTCTCCCCGTTTGGGACCCTGCCCAGGAAGAGCCGACGGGGCAGCGTCAGGAAACACATCATGAAGTTCATCCCGGGGCTGAACCACTCGgtcgaggaggaggagaacggCTGA
- the LOC118785324 gene encoding activin receptor type-1C-like — protein sequence MLIDGKEEAVKSCLSPSEMKGQVFCYSSRNVSKRNCCFTDFCNNETLHLHPGKGAERPLWGRLELAAVILVPSCLLCVGILLGVCTAQGQRCIYGKTRKHDVEEALDDQTLMSPDKCLKDLIFDMSTSGSGSGLPLLVQRTIARTIVLQEIIGKGRFGEVWRGRWRGEDVAVKIFSSRDERSWFREAEIYQTIMLRHENILGFIAADNKDNGSWTQLWLVSEYHEHGSLFDYLNRYTVSVDGMIVLALSIASGLAHLHMEIIGTQGKPAIAHRDLKSKNILVKKNSTAVIADLGLAVKHDSITNTIDIPVNHRVGTKRYMAPEILDDTINMGSFESFKRADIYSLGLVFWELARRCSVRGIYEDYQLPYYDLVPSDPSVEDMKKVVCDQKLRPNIPNQWQSCEALRVTGKIMRECWYATATARLTALRIKKTLSQVTVIKDVKD from the exons ATGCTGATCGACGGGAAGGAGGAGGCGGTCAAGTCCTGCCTGTCGCCCTCCGAGATGAAGGGCCAGGTCTTCTGCTACAGCTCCCGAAACGTGTCCAAAAGGAACTGCTGCTTCACCGACTTCTGCAACAACGAGACGCTGCACCTGCACCCAGGTAAAGGAGCCGAACGACCGCT CTGGGGTCGGCTGGAGCTGGCGGCGGTGATCCTGGTGCCCtcttgcctgctgtgtgtgggtatcCTTCTGGGAGTGTGCACCGCACAGGGACAGCGTTGCATCTACGGCAAGACCCGCAAGCACGACGTGGAGGAGGCCCTAGACGACCAGACTCTCATGTCCCCCGACAAGTGTCTGAAGGACCTCATCTTTGACATGAGCACCTCGGGGTCCGGATCTG GGCTTCCGTTACTGGTCCAGAGGACGATCGCCAGGACCATCGTCCTGCAAGAGATCATCGGGAAGGGCCGGTTCGGGGAGGTGTGGAGGGGGCGCTGGCGGGGGGAGGACGTGGCGGTGAAGATCTTCTCATCGCGGGACGAGAGGTCATGGTTCCGCGAGGCGGAGATCTACCAAACCATCATGCTCCGACATGAGAACATTCTGGGTTTCATCGCTGCCGACAACAAAG ATAATGGGTCGTGGACACAGCTGTGGCTGGTGTCAGAGTACCACGAACACGGATCCCTGTTCGATTACCTGAACAGGTACACCGTCTCTGTGGACGGGATGATCGTCCTGGCCCTCTCCATCGCCAGTGGACTGGCCCACCTCCACATGGAGATCATCGGCACTCAGG GAAAGCCGGCCATAGCTCACAGAGATCTGAAGTCCAAGAACATTCTAGTGAAGAAAAACAGTACGGCTGTCATTGCTGACCTGGGTCTGGCTGTGAAACACGACTCCATCACCAACACCATCGACATACCAGTCAATCACAGAGTGGGGACAAAGAG GTACATGGCCCCAGAAATCCTGGATGACACAATCAATATGGGAAGCTTTGAGTCGTTTAAGCGGGCGGACATCTACTCCTTGGGCTTAGTGTTCTGGGAACTAGCGCGGAGGTGTTCCGTGAGAG GAATCTATGAAGATTATCAGTTGCCTTACTATGACCTGGTGCCTTCGGATCCATCAGTGGAAGACATGAAAAAGGTCGTCTGTGACCAGAAACTGAGACCCAACATTCCCAATCAGTGGCAAAGCTGTGAG GCCCTGCGGGTGACGGGTAAGATCATGCGGGAGTGCTGGTATGCCACTGCTACTGCTCGACTGACCGCGCTGCGCATAAAGAAGACCCTCTCTCAGGTGACTGTCATTAAGGACGTGAAAGACTAG